TGATTGAATCTCTTTTGCTGGCTCAAAATTGAGTAGTCTTCCAATCCCCATTTGGAGATTTTGTACCTCTTCTAAAGAGGGTTCTTTTACGCTTCTTTTCAATGCTGCAGCCAACTCTCTTGCAATACCTAAAACACTGAGACAATCACCTCGATTAGCAGTAAGTTCTATATCGATAATAGTATCTTGAAAAAATGGGTAGCTTTGCAACTCTTTACCGAGTTTAAGTTCACCTATACTCTCATCAAGCACCATAATACCATCTTCCATCTTTGGAAGCCCTAGTTCACTTGACGAGCAGATCATTCCAAAACTCTCTACCCCACGAAGTTTTGCTGGCTTTATTGCAAAATCTCCTGGTAGTATAGCTCCCACTTTAGCAACAGCCACATATTCAGCATCCACTACATTTTTTGCGCCACAAACAATTTGAAGCTCTTCATCTCCTACATCGACTTGACACAGATTAAGCTTATCTGCATTGGGATGTTTTTGACACGACAAGACCTTTCCTACTACTACATTGGCAGGTATATTAATATTTTTGACTTCTGCTACCTCTAGTCCAATACGATTAAGAGTTTTTACAAGTTCTTCAACAGAGATATCTTCAATATCTATCCATTCGTTTAACCATCTTTTTGTTACTATCATCTAAACTGCTCCAATAGACGCAAATCTCCTTCAAAAAGGCTACGCAAATCACCAATTCTATGAATAAGCATAGCAAATCTCTCTACACCTAAACCAAATGCATAGCCACTGACATCTTCATACCCTACAGCCTCAAAGACATGCGGATCTACCATCCCACATCCAAGCACTTCTAACCATCCAGTTTGAGAGCAAACACGACACCCCTCACCTTCACAAAATATACAACTTATATCCACTTCAGCACTAGGTTCAGTAAAAGGGAAAAAACTTGGGCGAAAGCGTACATCAACATCACCAAACATATAATGCAAAAAATCTTGTAATAAAAATTTTAAATTAGCAAAGCTCACTGCTCCCTTTTCATCGACCACTAATCCTTCTACCTGATGGAACATCGGAGTGTGTGTAAGATCAAAATCTCTGCGAAAAACTGCTCCAGGGCTAATCATACGAATAGGTGGTTTTTGATTTTGCATTGTCCGTATCTGTACAGGAGAGGTGTGCGTACGTAACAATTTTCCATCTTTAAAATAGAATGTATCTTGCATATCTCTTGCTGGATGATATTTTGGAAGATTGAGTGCTTCAAAATTGTGAAAATCATCTTCCACCAAAGGACCTGTTTCTATAGCATAATTAAGGGCTATAAAATAGTCTATAATCTTATCCATTGTATAATTTACTGGATGCATTGCACCTTTGAGGCTACGAGGAGAATAGAGCGATACATCTACATAATCTTCTTGAAGTTTTTGCTGTATCGCTTTTTGCAATAGATCATCTTTCTTTGCTTGCAAAAGTGAATAAAGAGAGTTTTTGGCTTTATTTAGATCCTTTGCTACTTGTGGTTTTTCTTCATTTGGCACATTTTTAAGCTTTTCAAACTCTTTAGCAAAATAGCCCTTTTTACCAAAAAGCTCAATCCTGATTTTTTCTAATTCATCTAGCGACTGACATTGCGCTATGATTGTTTGCCAATCTTGCAAATATCACCTCTTTAAATTTTTTTGAAGTATAATAATACAATAATGATTATAAAAAGATAAGGGAGGCAAATTTATGTGTATCTTTTGTAAAATAGTTGCTGGTGAAATTCCAGCTAATAAAGTGATGGAAAATGAGGAGTTTTTGGCTTTTCACGATATTAATCCTAAAGCACCTATTCATATTCTCATCATACCAAAACATCATGTAGAAAATTTCCAAAGTACTCCACCTGAACTTATGGCAAAAATGACACCTTTTATTCAGGAGGTAGCCAAAAAATTAGAACTTGATAAAACAGGTTACAGGCTTATAGTCAATAATGGCGAAGATGGGGGACAGGAAGTGATGCATCTACATTTTCACATGCTTGGAGGTGCAAAACTGAGTTGGCCATATCTTGCTATTGAAGAAGAGGCCAAAAAATATATGTAAAGCCCTCTAGGCTTTACGTAAAAACTCTTCAAAATATGCAATCTGCTTTCTTACTTGCTCTTTTGAAGTTGCTCCATAGGAGTTACGTGCATTCATAGAATTGATAAGATTAAGGTACTCTAAAACATCTTTTCCAATTCTCTCATCAATACTTTTAAGCTCTTCATAGGTAAGTTCAGAGATATCTTTGCCTTTATGTTCAGCCAGTGCTACCGCCTTGCCCGTTATAAAATGTGCTTCACGAAAAGGGATGCCAACCTTTTCCACTAAGTAATCGGCTAAGTCAGTTGCAGTTAAATGGCCGGTTTTTGCAGCTTTAAGCATATTTTCTTTGTTGATCTTCATAGTTTTTAAAACTTCATTGAGAATAATCACAGATATCTTTGCATGTTTTACGCTATCAAAAACCCCCTCTTTATCTTCTTGCATATCTTTATTATATGCTAGTGGCAAACCTTTCATTACTGTCAAAAGACTCACAAGATTTCCATAACTTCTTCCTGTTTTTCCCCGTAAGAGCTCAGGAACATCCGGGTTTTTCTTTTGTGGCATGATCGAACTTCCAGTAGCATATTCATCACTAATAGTAATAAATTTAAATTCATAGCTACTCCATAAAATTAGTTCTTCAGCAAGTCTTGATATATGCATCACCATTGTAGCAATATTAAAGAGTATTTCAAGTGCAAAATCTCTATCACTTACCGTATCAAGACAGTTGATTGTCGGTGCCTTAAAACCTAATTCTTTAGCTGTATATTCTCTATCAATATTATGAGGAGTTCCTGCAAGTGCCGCACATCCTAATGGAGAATAATTATTACGTTCATAAGAGCTTTGAAACCGCTCAATATCTCTTTTAAACATTGAGGCGTAGGCTAGCATATGGTATGCAAAACTTATTGGCTGCGCATGTTGTAAATGGGTCATACCAGGCAACACAACATCATCAGTTTTCTTCGCAATATTTACAAATGTAGCGATAAGGTCTTTAAGGAGCTCTATAAATTCTTGATTTTGTTTTTGTACATAAAGTCTAAAGTCAAGAGCAACTTGATCATTGCGGCTGCGTGCAGTGTGAAGCTTTTTTCCAGCATCACCAATAAGTTGTGTGAGTCTCTTCTCAATTGCCATATGAATATCTTCATCAGCTATATCCCATACAAACTCACCTGACTCTATCTCTTCTTTAATCTTTTGCAAGCCATTAATAATTGCCTCTTTCTCTTCTTCACTCAAAACACCCTGTTTAGCTAACATCTTAGCATGAGCGATAGATCCTTGAATATCTTGTTCATAAAGCTCTTTATCAAATGGAAGACTTGCATTAAATTCATCAAGAAGTTTACTTGCACTCTTTTCAAAGCGGCCTGACCAAAGCTTTGCCATTATACACCTTTTTTTCTTGCAATTGTAACATACAAATTTTGTAAAGTAGACTGTAGAAATGCACTATAAAGAGTTAATTTCTTAGATTTTGTAATTATGTGAGGTATCAATCGAAGAAGTAATCGAAGGAAAAAATCTTGGCCTGGCGCCGACCTACTTTTCCACAGCCGAAGGCTGCAGTATCATCAGCGATGCGGAGCTTAGCTTCCAGGTTCGAAATGGGACTGGGCGTTTCCTCCGCTCTATAGGCACCAGGACAAGAGAAGAGAGGCTTTTGGAGTTAAAAGACTCTCTTCTCTTGTCATTGAGACAATAGTTTTATTTAAAGAACACTCATTGTTCGTAGCAAAGAGCGGTAGCTCAGTAAGGCGGCGGTGCATATGTTATGTGTAAGCCAAACGGACTATTAGTACTGGTCAGCTAAACGCATTGCTGCGCTTACACACCCAGCCTATCAAGGTGGTAGTCTTCCACCGTCCTTCAGGGAAGGCTCATCTTGGAGTCGGCTTCCCGCTTAGATGCCTTCAGCGGTTATCCGTTCCGTGCATAGCTACCCAGCGGTGCCCTTGGCAGGACAACTGGTACACCAGTGGCACGTCCAACCCGGTCCTCTCGTACTAGGGTCAGCTCTCCTCAGCCTTCCTACGCCCACGGAAGATAGGGACCGAACTGTCTCACGACGTTCTGAACCCAGCTCGCGTACCGCTTTAAATGGCGAACAGCCATACCCTTGGGACCTGCTCCAGCCCCAGGATGCGATGAGCCGACATCGAGGTG
The Nitratiruptor tergarcus DSM 16512 genome window above contains:
- the pheS gene encoding phenylalanine--tRNA ligase subunit alpha → MQDWQTIIAQCQSLDELEKIRIELFGKKGYFAKEFEKLKNVPNEEKPQVAKDLNKAKNSLYSLLQAKKDDLLQKAIQQKLQEDYVDVSLYSPRSLKGAMHPVNYTMDKIIDYFIALNYAIETGPLVEDDFHNFEALNLPKYHPARDMQDTFYFKDGKLLRTHTSPVQIRTMQNQKPPIRMISPGAVFRRDFDLTHTPMFHQVEGLVVDEKGAVSFANLKFLLQDFLHYMFGDVDVRFRPSFFPFTEPSAEVDISCIFCEGEGCRVCSQTGWLEVLGCGMVDPHVFEAVGYEDVSGYAFGLGVERFAMLIHRIGDLRSLFEGDLRLLEQFR
- a CDS encoding histidine triad nucleotide-binding protein — translated: MCIFCKIVAGEIPANKVMENEEFLAFHDINPKAPIHILIIPKHHVENFQSTPPELMAKMTPFIQEVAKKLELDKTGYRLIVNNGEDGGQEVMHLHFHMLGGAKLSWPYLAIEEEAKKYM
- the argH gene encoding argininosuccinate lyase, with protein sequence MAKLWSGRFEKSASKLLDEFNASLPFDKELYEQDIQGSIAHAKMLAKQGVLSEEEKEAIINGLQKIKEEIESGEFVWDIADEDIHMAIEKRLTQLIGDAGKKLHTARSRNDQVALDFRLYVQKQNQEFIELLKDLIATFVNIAKKTDDVVLPGMTHLQHAQPISFAYHMLAYASMFKRDIERFQSSYERNNYSPLGCAALAGTPHNIDREYTAKELGFKAPTINCLDTVSDRDFALEILFNIATMVMHISRLAEELILWSSYEFKFITISDEYATGSSIMPQKKNPDVPELLRGKTGRSYGNLVSLLTVMKGLPLAYNKDMQEDKEGVFDSVKHAKISVIILNEVLKTMKINKENMLKAAKTGHLTATDLADYLVEKVGIPFREAHFITGKAVALAEHKGKDISELTYEELKSIDERIGKDVLEYLNLINSMNARNSYGATSKEQVRKQIAYFEEFLRKA